The stretch of DNA TGAGCAGGCAGCCGAAAATAACACGAATGATCTTAAATGCTCGACTGTATCCCTCGCCATGTTCCAGGAAGCCGAGCAAAAGCCCGCCGAAAATACCCAGGACACCCAGATAGAAACCCTGCTGGTCACTGGCCTGTTTTGCCTGTGGCACCAGGAAATATAGGGCCACGCCGATCAAGAGGACGCCAAAGAGCTTACGTATCCAGACCATCCACACGCCGGATTTCGGTAAACGGCTCAAGAGCCCGGAAGACACGGCCAGGAAGATATAAGGGACCCCCAGCCCCAAGCCCATGACAAAAAAGAGCAATGTGCCTTTTACTACCATGCCGAGCTTGGCGACAATGCCGACCAGCCCGATTATGATGCCGGCCGCACAGGGAGCAATAATTACTCCTACGGTCAATCCCATGACAAAAGAGCCAATGGCGCCTTGTCGTGATTTGCCCGCATATGTCATCAAAGACGAGGGGACCGTGATTTCAAATGCCCCAAACATGCTGGCCGCCATGGATAGAATAATGATGGTGACAAAGATCACAAACCAGGGGCTTTGGAACAAGAACCCCCACTGCCTGCCTGCAAGAGCGGAGATCAAACCCAGAATGGAGAAAACGATCGCAATTCCTGCTACGTAGTATAGAGCGAGAACGAACGTCCTCATCTTTTTTCGCTCACTTTGAGCCCCAAAGAAGCTGACCGTTATTGGGATAACGGGATAGACGCAAGGGGTCAGGTTCAAGGCAAGTCCAAAGAGGAAAAAAGCGATGACAGCATAGATGAGGCCTTTTTCAATGACCTGCTTGGCGTGTAGTTCATCCCTGCTTAAACCCTCCCCCTTTGAGGGGGAGAGTAGGGTGGGGGTGGAGGCTTTCTGTTCGAAGATATATTTGTTGATCAGCTTGATCGGTTCGTCTGTGTTCACAACCTTAAGGCGTATCTCAAAGCCAACAGACTTGGGCATGAAACAAGTCTGATCGTTACAGGCCTGATAAGCCAGAATTCCCGAAACCTTCACATCTCCTGGAGGAATATCATTGGAAAGCCGGCCCTGGGAAAAGATGGAAATTTTTCCGTTATAAACAGATGCCTTGCTTGTGGAAAAAGAGAATGATTTTAACTCTGGAACCGGATAACTTACAGGGCTCAAGGTAATCCCTTCCTCTTCATCAAACCTGACAACCGTTGGAACAAGAAACTGGTCAGTCGGGTTGTGGCTGTTTATGTGAAAGCCTGGTTTGATGTCTGCGATGATGGCTATCCGAAAGGACCCTTCAGGATGTATGGACTCATGAGATGCATAGGCTTCCACTTGTACGATCTCGGAATCCTTCGGGTTCTGTTTGGTCGATGAAGTAGCGGGCAGACCCAGCAAGAAGAGCGTGGCGGCACCCAGCAAGGTGAGTCTGACCGTCGAATTCATGATCAACTTAACCTGCACAAGATTTCTCCCCACGGTCGAAATGACAGAAAAAGGAGTAGGAGGTGACTATTACGGGTGGACTACCCAAAAAAACAAGTCAGAAATCAATT from Deltaproteobacteria bacterium encodes:
- a CDS encoding thioredoxin family protein; this encodes MQVKLIMNSTVRLTLLGAATLFLLGLPATSSTKQNPKDSEIVQVEAYASHESIHPEGSFRIAIIADIKPGFHINSHNPTDQFLVPTVVRFDEEEGITLSPVSYPVPELKSFSFSTSKASVYNGKISIFSQGRLSNDIPPGDVKVSGILAYQACNDQTCFMPKSVGFEIRLKVVNTDEPIKLINKYIFEQKASTPTLLSPSKGEGLSRDELHAKQVIEKGLIYAVIAFFLFGLALNLTPCVYPVIPITVSFFGAQSERKKMRTFVLALYYVAGIAIVFSILGLISALAGRQWGFLFQSPWFVIFVTIIILSMAASMFGAFEITVPSSLMTYAGKSRQGAIGSFVMGLTVGVIIAPCAAGIIIGLVGIVAKLGMVVKGTLLFFVMGLGLGVPYIFLAVSSGLLSRLPKSGVWMVWIRKLFGVLLIGVALYFLVPQAKQASDQQGFYLGVLGIFGGLLLGFLEHGEGYSRAFKIIRVIFGCLLILAGVFLVDRALQRKSGAINWINYDNQSIKQLRSENKPVLIDFYADWCAACKELDHKTFSDKRIVEKSKGFTMVRVDATSPDSKRTHLIRKFKISGLPTVVFMSAKGEELNSLKITGFLKPAEMIRRMEDALGP